From Caldicellulosiruptor hydrothermalis 108, a single genomic window includes:
- a CDS encoding thiamine pyrophosphate-dependent enzyme, producing MGFKRPECLTKESMHYCPGCGHGIIHRLIAEVIDEDYKESKIIGVAPVGCAVFIYDYFNFDFVAAAHGRATAAATGVKRSIPDALVFSYQGDGDIAAIGTSEVIHAATRGENFTAIFVNNGVYAMTGGQMAPTTIPGQVTVSSPYGRDPKVQGYHIKLCEMLVPLDGVAFVARTSIHNLKNIEFTKKAIKRAFEVQMNNEGFSIIEVLSNCPTNWGLSPSESMKRIENEVLKYYSLGIFKDKGRGI from the coding sequence ATGGGGTTCAAAAGACCAGAGTGTTTGACAAAAGAGAGTATGCATTATTGTCCAGGGTGCGGTCATGGAATCATTCACAGATTGATTGCTGAGGTTATTGACGAGGATTACAAAGAGAGTAAAATAATAGGTGTTGCACCTGTTGGATGTGCAGTTTTTATATATGACTATTTTAATTTTGACTTTGTGGCAGCAGCTCATGGGAGAGCCACAGCCGCTGCAACTGGTGTAAAAAGGAGTATTCCAGACGCTCTTGTGTTTTCATATCAAGGCGACGGGGATATTGCAGCCATCGGAACATCTGAGGTCATACATGCAGCAACCCGAGGAGAAAACTTTACAGCTATATTTGTCAACAACGGAGTTTATGCTATGACAGGTGGCCAGATGGCTCCGACAACAATTCCTGGACAGGTAACAGTTTCATCTCCATATGGACGTGACCCAAAAGTACAAGGTTATCATATAAAACTTTGTGAAATGCTTGTGCCACTTGATGGTGTTGCCTTTGTTGCAAGAACTTCAATACATAACTTAAAAAATATTGAGTTTACCAAAAAAGCTATAAAAAGAGCTTTTGAAGTTCAGATGAACAATGAAGGCTTTTCTATTATAGAAGTGCTCTCAAACTGCCCTACAAACTGGGGACTTTCGCCAAGTGAGAGCATGAAGAGAATAGAAAATGAAGTACTAAAATACTACAGTTTAGGAATTTTCAAGGATAAAGGCAGGGGAATTTGA